The proteins below are encoded in one region of Terriglobales bacterium:
- a CDS encoding type II and III secretion system protein, translating to MRALAGIVTLICAAVWAQTVAPGPNTKTPGLALLQECAQKRTPAACEVSKRELKQAQRDFARGLKLQKRGKADQAFEAIDSAANLVPRDLEYATAREVLRQKIVYDHIQRGNALLLQQKETAAAGEFREALHLDPSNTFALQRMQDATPLPAAPRVPGIHVVDDPGELRLQPATDLRGTFHFRGDTRALYDAIATTFGVTPRFDESVTPRQVRFDLQNVDFATAMRLAGVMTKTFWTPLSAREFLVVADSPQNRLQFERMALRSFYIPDVTSQQELSDLVNLLRTIFNVRFVTLQTGTSTMVVRASHTVLDAATMLLESLDSSRPQVMLDFQVFQISRTMMRSFGLSMPLQWQTFNVSSQALAALSQPNVQNLINQLISSGGINQANTTAISALLAQLQSQSQNPLLQQPFATFGGGQTLTAVPFPPTSISFSHNESLVTTIQKLTLRASSGNAAMLRIGDRYPILNATFAPIFNTPSIAQVIQNQSFIAPFPSFNYEDLGLSVKATPQIHADGEVQMALNVEIRALGGQSFNGVPVITNRMYTGSITIRDGESGVVAGMIDVSEQTSLTGLPGIARLPVLGTLTSAHNKQKTDTELLVIITPHITRTREQAPKSITLPEG from the coding sequence ATGCGTGCTCTTGCCGGGATTGTCACATTGATTTGCGCCGCGGTCTGGGCGCAGACGGTTGCGCCGGGCCCAAACACCAAGACGCCCGGCCTGGCACTGCTGCAAGAATGCGCGCAGAAGCGGACCCCCGCTGCGTGTGAGGTTTCGAAGCGCGAACTGAAACAGGCGCAACGCGATTTTGCTCGCGGCTTGAAACTGCAAAAGAGGGGCAAAGCAGACCAGGCATTCGAGGCCATCGATTCCGCGGCGAACCTGGTTCCGCGCGACCTCGAATATGCCACCGCGCGAGAAGTCCTCCGCCAGAAAATCGTTTACGACCACATTCAGCGCGGCAACGCGCTGCTGCTGCAACAGAAGGAGACGGCGGCAGCTGGCGAGTTCCGCGAAGCGCTTCATCTCGATCCCAGCAACACCTTCGCGTTGCAACGGATGCAGGACGCCACTCCGTTGCCGGCAGCGCCGCGGGTGCCCGGAATCCACGTGGTGGACGATCCTGGCGAACTGCGCTTGCAGCCCGCCACTGACTTGCGCGGCACCTTCCATTTCCGCGGCGACACACGCGCGCTGTACGACGCGATCGCCACCACCTTCGGAGTGACGCCGCGTTTCGACGAGTCGGTGACGCCGCGCCAGGTGCGCTTCGATCTTCAGAACGTGGATTTCGCAACTGCCATGCGGCTGGCCGGCGTGATGACCAAGACATTCTGGACGCCGCTTTCCGCACGCGAATTCCTGGTGGTCGCCGATAGTCCCCAGAACCGGCTGCAGTTCGAGCGTATGGCGCTGCGCTCGTTTTACATTCCCGATGTCACTTCGCAGCAGGAGCTGAGCGACCTCGTCAACTTGCTCCGCACCATCTTCAATGTCCGCTTTGTCACCTTGCAGACCGGGACTTCGACGATGGTGGTGCGGGCCTCGCACACGGTCCTCGACGCCGCCACCATGCTGCTGGAATCGCTGGACAGCTCCCGCCCGCAAGTGATGTTGGATTTCCAGGTGTTCCAAATCAGCCGGACCATGATGCGCAGCTTCGGGCTGAGCATGCCGTTGCAGTGGCAGACATTCAATGTCTCGTCGCAAGCGCTGGCGGCATTGTCGCAACCCAACGTGCAGAACCTGATCAACCAACTGATTTCCTCCGGCGGCATCAACCAGGCGAACACGACCGCGATCTCGGCGCTGCTGGCGCAACTGCAATCGCAGTCGCAAAATCCGCTGCTGCAACAGCCCTTCGCGACATTTGGGGGCGGGCAAACCCTCACCGCAGTTCCCTTCCCGCCGACGTCGATCAGCTTCTCGCACAATGAGTCGCTGGTCACGACGATCCAGAAATTGACCCTCCGCGCGTCCAGCGGAAATGCCGCCATGCTCCGGATCGGCGACCGTTACCCGATCCTGAATGCAACCTTTGCTCCCATCTTCAACACGCCTTCCATTGCGCAGGTCATTCAAAATCAAAGTTTCATCGCGCCTTTTCCGTCCTTCAACTATGAGGACCTGGGGCTGAGTGTCAAGGCAACACCGCAGATCCACGCCGACGGCGAAGTGCAGATGGCGCTGAACGTCGAAATCAGGGCGCTGGGCGGGCAGTCCTTCAACGGCGTGCCGGTAATCACCAATCGCATGTACACGGGATCGATTACGATCCGGGACGGCGAGTCGGGCGTGGTCGCGGGCATGATTGACGTTTCCGAGCAGACTTCGCTGACCGGACTGCCGGGAATTGCCCGCCTGCCTGTGCTTGGCACACTTACTTCCGCGCACAATAAACAGAAGACCGACACCGAACTGCTGGTGATCATCACCCCCCACATAACGCGCACGCGGGAGCAGGCCCCCAAGTCGATCACTCTTCCGGAAGGGTAA
- a CDS encoding Crp/Fnr family transcriptional regulator, producing MSSPYGLEFVESCLGCKLPGKEFFCYLPHASLPALEKVRFPNLLPKGSTLYVTHQKANGVYLICIGNVKVWTTGPDGRVLILKIAGPGEVLGLHACVSGTAHEFTAETVQPSQVAFVKSEDFLSLLRSDPAACWRAAHILSRQCRESYDFLRTMGQKRSASEKLAGFMLDLAFTWQSQSNGTGVHVGFTHEELGRAIGVSRETVWRILSKFRSAGVAVLQGSMLNIQNPEALRRLAGR from the coding sequence ATGTCATCTCCCTACGGTCTGGAGTTCGTCGAGAGTTGCCTCGGCTGCAAGTTGCCGGGCAAAGAATTTTTCTGTTACCTGCCACACGCCTCTCTGCCTGCTTTAGAGAAAGTTAGATTTCCCAACCTGCTCCCCAAGGGCAGCACCCTGTACGTAACCCACCAAAAAGCGAACGGGGTATACCTGATTTGCATCGGCAATGTGAAGGTGTGGACGACTGGACCCGACGGACGCGTCCTGATCCTAAAGATCGCGGGCCCCGGAGAGGTGCTCGGCCTACACGCTTGCGTCTCGGGAACGGCACACGAATTCACGGCAGAAACGGTGCAGCCGTCCCAGGTCGCGTTTGTGAAATCCGAAGATTTCTTGTCGCTGCTGCGATCCGATCCCGCCGCGTGCTGGAGGGCAGCGCACATCCTGAGCCGACAGTGCCGGGAAAGTTACGATTTCCTGCGCACGATGGGGCAGAAGCGCTCGGCCAGTGAGAAATTGGCAGGATTCATGCTGGATTTGGCGTTTACCTGGCAGAGCCAGAGCAACGGGACGGGAGTTCACGTTGGATTCACGCACGAGGAGCTAGGGCGAGCCATTGGAGTCTCGCGCGAGACCGTCTGGCGGATCCTGAGCAAGTTTCGCAGCGCGGGCGTGGCCGTACTCCAGGGATCGATGCTGAATATCCAGAACCCGGAAGCTCTGCGACGTCTCGCCGGCAGATGA
- a CDS encoding EamA family transporter, protein MEATARPRWKVLLAFAIIYLVWGSTFLAIRIGVHEVPPFLLAAMRFVVAGLVLCGWMLAKGERSPSGRQWLSVSILAVLIFVVDYGLVFWAEQRVPSGVTAVMMATIPVFMALSEISILRTQKLTVGLALALLIGIAGVAVLMSRSLMLGGAPIDGTGAVALIVASIGWSVASALARKLPLPSSKVMSSGVQMLTGGVMLAVTAAALGEIRRFRPAAVSRGAWLSLLYLIVAGSIVAFTAYVWLIHHESPTRVGTYAYVNPVVAVVLGYFLGGEELGLRTIMGTLCVLVSVVVITTSQARKPVTRMAESKYQAASD, encoded by the coding sequence ATGGAAGCAACCGCTCGTCCGAGATGGAAGGTGCTGCTGGCGTTCGCAATTATTTATCTGGTTTGGGGATCCACCTTTCTGGCAATTCGGATTGGAGTGCACGAGGTTCCCCCGTTTCTGCTGGCGGCGATGCGGTTCGTGGTCGCGGGCCTGGTTCTTTGTGGCTGGATGCTGGCAAAAGGAGAGCGGTCACCGAGCGGGCGGCAGTGGTTGTCCGTGTCAATTCTCGCCGTGCTGATTTTCGTGGTGGACTACGGGCTGGTGTTTTGGGCCGAGCAACGCGTGCCGTCGGGGGTTACCGCGGTCATGATGGCGACCATTCCGGTGTTCATGGCGCTTTCGGAAATCAGCATTCTGCGAACCCAGAAGCTCACGGTTGGATTGGCGCTGGCGCTGTTGATCGGTATTGCGGGCGTGGCGGTGCTGATGAGCCGCTCGCTGATGCTGGGCGGCGCGCCCATCGACGGCACCGGGGCGGTGGCCTTAATCGTGGCGTCGATCGGATGGTCGGTGGCATCCGCGCTGGCCCGCAAACTACCGCTGCCGTCATCGAAAGTCATGAGTTCGGGAGTGCAGATGCTTACCGGCGGAGTGATGCTGGCAGTGACAGCAGCTGCTCTGGGGGAAATTCGCCGATTTCGGCCGGCCGCGGTCTCCCGTGGAGCGTGGTTGTCGCTACTGTACCTGATCGTGGCCGGTTCCATTGTTGCGTTCACCGCATACGTGTGGCTAATCCATCATGAATCGCCGACCAGGGTCGGTACCTACGCTTATGTGAACCCAGTGGTCGCGGTGGTGTTGGGCTATTTCCTGGGCGGGGAGGAGTTGGGACTGCGAACAATCATGGGCACGCTGTGTGTCCTGGTGAGCGTAGTGGTGATCACGACGTCACAAGCCAGGAAGCCGGTGACGAGAATGGCAGAGTCAAAATACCAGGCAGCTTCTGACTAG
- a CDS encoding CoA transferase — protein sequence MATDTAVSNTPQVSFEEFCRKTFDPKGEFAKPEALKGIRVLSCTQYILGPSCASYLAELGAEVIKIEAPRRGEAMRHTTPFNEPFLYPLSKYVPERGTGLGFLGANPNEYFCSIDFHRPEGQNLVKKLAAKSDVFVENYRPGTFERWGIGYRQLKDINPRLIYQWLGGFGGWGPGRVRASYDILGQAQGGNFGMTGKPEFMGGSPSKHTIWLADYWGGMMGAVQILAALYYRDKVSGEGTFMEYSQVHGVTRQLEYALPLYGKKGITRERWGTWDTQLCVHGIIKCGKSSYPNSDNPQENEEGYILVSASSDEDFARLCKTIGDGNLAAKYAKADQRLKPEAQMEIYPFLEKWAADKTKEDVAGILDKAKILNQPVWNAKEVATNPHWQERGAVRWLDDPYYGDLLHQGPAYKMSDTPPRMKWALKPVGADNEFVLGKLAGLSPEDIKRLEDQECI from the coding sequence ATGGCAACCGATACCGCAGTTTCCAACACCCCGCAGGTCAGTTTCGAGGAGTTTTGCCGCAAGACCTTCGACCCCAAGGGGGAGTTCGCCAAGCCCGAAGCACTGAAGGGCATCCGCGTGCTTTCCTGTACGCAATACATTCTGGGTCCGTCTTGCGCCTCGTACCTGGCAGAATTGGGAGCCGAGGTCATTAAGATCGAGGCTCCGCGGCGCGGCGAGGCGATGCGACACACCACGCCGTTCAACGAACCATTTCTCTACCCGCTCTCGAAGTATGTCCCCGAGCGCGGCACCGGCCTGGGATTCCTGGGGGCGAACCCGAACGAGTATTTCTGCTCGATCGACTTTCACCGTCCGGAAGGCCAGAACCTGGTGAAAAAACTCGCGGCGAAGTCGGACGTGTTCGTGGAGAACTATCGACCGGGCACCTTCGAGCGCTGGGGCATCGGCTACCGCCAGTTGAAAGACATCAATCCACGGCTGATTTACCAGTGGCTGGGCGGCTTTGGCGGCTGGGGACCGGGACGCGTGCGGGCATCGTACGACATCCTGGGCCAGGCGCAGGGCGGCAACTTCGGCATGACCGGCAAGCCGGAGTTCATGGGAGGTTCGCCTTCCAAGCACACCATCTGGCTGGCTGACTACTGGGGCGGAATGATGGGCGCGGTGCAGATCCTGGCAGCGCTCTACTACCGGGACAAAGTTTCCGGCGAAGGCACGTTCATGGAGTACTCGCAGGTGCACGGGGTCACCCGCCAGCTGGAGTACGCACTGCCCTTGTACGGGAAAAAAGGAATCACCCGGGAGCGCTGGGGGACGTGGGATACGCAGCTGTGCGTGCACGGCATCATCAAGTGCGGCAAGTCTTCGTACCCGAACTCGGACAACCCGCAGGAGAACGAGGAAGGCTACATCCTGGTGAGCGCCAGCAGCGACGAGGATTTCGCGCGCCTGTGCAAGACGATAGGCGACGGGAACCTTGCCGCCAAGTACGCCAAGGCTGACCAGCGCCTGAAGCCGGAAGCGCAGATGGAGATTTATCCCTTCCTGGAGAAGTGGGCGGCAGACAAGACCAAGGAAGACGTTGCCGGCATTCTCGACAAGGCCAAAATTCTCAACCAACCGGTGTGGAACGCCAAAGAGGTAGCCACCAACCCGCACTGGCAAGAGCGCGGCGCGGTGCGCTGGCTGGACGATCCCTATTACGGCGACCTGCTGCACCAGGGGCCGGCGTACAAGATGTCGGACACCCCGCCTCGCATGAAGTGGGCGCTGAAACCGGTGGGCGCGGATAACGAATTTGTCCTGGGCAAACTAGCGG
- a CDS encoding OFA family MFS transporter — translation MATAVAQQQVSVSRWWRVVGGLSMNLALGSLYAWSVFVAPLEKQFGWKRAQTSNVFTIAVVVFAITFVVAGRLQDKIGPMKIALAGGILVSLGFFLCAYTQSLNYLYICFGVIGGLGNGFGYACPIPVMAKWFPDKRGLAVGLAVAGYGGGSAIFGPLANLKLIPAYGVATTFQILGVIFLVMTVFGAMLMKNPPAGYRPPGWTPAPATAKAAATSYEFTPAEVLRTPAFYFMWVAYALGCSAGLMVISQLVPFAKSAGISSAALATMGLVVGAAGNASGRILSGWMSDGIGRLNVLRLMIGLSVIAMPVLYLVGGNVSLLYLVVFAVYWCYGTQLSVNGSATSDFWGTKNAGINYGMLFTAWGVAGIIGPRIGGVLFDKYKNYQAAFYTAAVLAAVALVCELLAKRPAAPETEEFRAAAAPARG, via the coding sequence ATGGCAACCGCGGTAGCACAGCAGCAAGTATCGGTCAGCCGGTGGTGGCGCGTGGTGGGTGGGCTCTCGATGAACCTGGCCCTGGGATCCCTCTACGCGTGGAGCGTGTTCGTAGCTCCGCTGGAAAAACAATTCGGTTGGAAGCGTGCGCAGACCTCTAACGTGTTCACCATCGCGGTAGTGGTGTTTGCGATCACCTTTGTGGTGGCGGGCCGCTTACAAGACAAGATCGGGCCGATGAAGATTGCGCTTGCCGGCGGAATCCTGGTCAGCCTGGGCTTTTTCCTGTGCGCTTATACCCAGTCACTCAATTACCTGTATATCTGTTTCGGAGTGATCGGCGGATTGGGCAACGGCTTCGGCTACGCCTGCCCGATACCGGTGATGGCGAAGTGGTTTCCCGACAAACGTGGCCTGGCGGTTGGTCTTGCCGTGGCGGGCTACGGCGGCGGTTCGGCGATCTTCGGCCCTCTGGCCAACCTGAAGCTGATCCCGGCCTACGGGGTGGCGACCACGTTTCAAATCCTGGGCGTAATTTTCCTGGTGATGACGGTGTTCGGGGCGATGCTGATGAAGAACCCGCCAGCGGGTTATCGTCCACCGGGCTGGACACCCGCGCCGGCGACCGCGAAAGCGGCTGCCACGTCCTATGAGTTCACGCCTGCCGAAGTGCTGAGAACCCCCGCTTTCTATTTCATGTGGGTCGCGTACGCACTGGGCTGTTCCGCCGGACTGATGGTGATCAGCCAACTGGTTCCGTTCGCCAAGAGCGCCGGGATCTCAAGCGCGGCACTGGCCACGATGGGACTGGTGGTGGGAGCAGCGGGCAACGCCAGCGGGCGCATTCTGTCGGGCTGGATGTCGGACGGGATCGGGCGATTGAATGTACTGCGGCTGATGATCGGGCTGTCGGTGATCGCCATGCCGGTCCTGTACCTGGTCGGTGGCAACGTCAGCTTGCTGTACCTTGTGGTGTTCGCCGTGTACTGGTGCTACGGGACGCAGCTCTCGGTAAACGGTTCGGCCACTTCCGATTTCTGGGGCACGAAGAACGCAGGGATCAACTACGGGATGCTGTTCACCGCCTGGGGCGTGGCCGGAATTATCGGACCGCGCATCGGTGGCGTGCTCTTCGATAAGTACAAGAACTACCAGGCCGCGTTTTACACGGCCGCCGTACTGGCGGCGGTGGCCTTGGTGTGCGAACTGCTGGCCAAGCGTCCTGCGGCGCCCGAAACAGAGGAATTCAGGGCCGCGGCAGCGCCCGCTCGAGGCTGA
- a CDS encoding carboxypeptidase regulatory-like domain-containing protein: MSRPIRKSVLQVALVLACLSAAPPSWSQYTAGRIEGTVKDSTGAVLNGARVTLASRGTNANRTFITGRDGYYAFFALPPGSYVLRAEAPTFTGPSVDLVVSTNQTLRQDLVLRVGQTATRVEVTSTPELMNSSDGQRSVTRTALELSSLPSLGRNMISTVQLGPGIAPTNNPRGGSTFGGGGSFIIVLGVQSGLVAANGGRARATSVQLDYTDANDWEAGGFAPGMQAITPDMLQEIRILTSNFSAEYGVKSNAQVIMVTKSGSNFLHGSAYDFLQNDAFNARDYFDQTGRPSPLKQNTYGVTAGGPLIKDRTFLFAGYEGRKTRGGSFTTLASVPSAAARARATNPSILGLMNQFLPAATGSTSNPDVGTVAVQVPSPVDNYQFITKVDHQISDAHRLSARYLQGIATFVARFPSQNTLRGFDVDNHFELRNVSLTETYAATPKMVNELRLAYGRAVAQGNPQNGLDTPRFLISGLVNFGALQSAPSSRVFNVFQINEVLSDLHGGHILRAGADLRKIQDNSMNATNSRGVFSFASLNQFLAGQPSTWTQLFGNTARGFRTGLYGFFVQDDWKAKPTLTINAGLRWEIQGALSDAGGSTSILDPRQTGTIGAAGPGALGSFRTGGDAIHGNTFNIAPRVGFAWNPGGGKLAVRGGYGIYWDSFTFTPLAASRWVPPFNYSPSLSCVAANLPTCQIANANSFQNLLNGTALIQTQTQAQVGGFGTLTNFRSVTTSDPDLANPYVQQFSLGMERQMPGHSIATIAYVGTKGSQLTRLMAINPLVTNLPVPATSTADELTRLSQFQAAAAHENGPLNWRLDPRFDQVNLHQAGGSSIYHSLQAEWKKTFSRGLQFQASYTWSKSIDDASDFSPTIQANDNSFAQSATNPRAERAVSNFDIAHRVLVTGIWQIPFFRNLHGAPRAALNGWSFESVNMWQTGLPATLLSGTRLGIADVNMDGNLIPTGADNTRANCASDAVFQLGNRDATHGFSQPLLGNDGSCGRNSVRMNRLVNFDWSLFKETALTEGGFWGSAPLTLQLRAEAYNVFNTPFLTAQSDNWRTVSSPSFGLYNAAGSTRRLQFAVRLTW; encoded by the coding sequence GTGTCACGACCAATACGAAAATCGGTCCTCCAGGTCGCACTCGTATTGGCGTGCCTTTCGGCTGCTCCGCCGTCATGGTCGCAATACACGGCGGGGCGGATCGAGGGAACCGTGAAGGACAGCACGGGTGCGGTGTTGAATGGCGCCCGAGTGACGCTGGCCAGCCGTGGCACGAACGCAAATCGCACATTTATTACAGGCCGCGACGGGTATTACGCCTTTTTCGCCCTGCCGCCGGGAAGCTACGTGCTGCGGGCTGAGGCGCCAACGTTCACCGGACCGAGCGTCGACTTGGTTGTTTCGACAAACCAGACATTGAGGCAAGACCTGGTGCTGCGGGTCGGGCAGACGGCGACACGAGTGGAAGTGACATCAACACCGGAGCTGATGAACTCTTCGGACGGGCAGCGCAGCGTGACCCGGACAGCGCTGGAGTTGTCGAGCCTGCCGAGCCTGGGGCGCAACATGATCTCGACGGTGCAGTTGGGGCCGGGCATCGCGCCGACCAACAACCCGCGCGGGGGATCGACCTTTGGAGGTGGGGGATCTTTCATTATCGTGCTGGGCGTGCAGTCGGGACTGGTCGCCGCCAACGGCGGGCGGGCACGCGCCACCTCGGTACAACTGGACTACACCGATGCCAACGACTGGGAAGCTGGCGGGTTCGCACCCGGCATGCAGGCGATCACGCCCGACATGCTGCAGGAGATCAGAATCCTGACGAGCAACTTCTCCGCCGAATACGGGGTGAAGTCGAACGCGCAAGTCATCATGGTGACGAAGAGCGGCAGCAATTTCCTGCACGGCAGCGCGTACGACTTCCTGCAAAACGACGCATTCAATGCGCGCGACTACTTCGACCAGACCGGCCGCCCTTCCCCGCTCAAACAGAACACGTACGGCGTGACCGCTGGAGGCCCGCTGATCAAAGACCGGACGTTCTTGTTCGCGGGATACGAAGGACGGAAAACGCGTGGGGGAAGTTTTACGACGCTGGCCAGCGTGCCGAGCGCGGCGGCGCGAGCGCGGGCGACCAATCCGTCGATTCTCGGATTGATGAACCAGTTCCTGCCGGCGGCTACCGGTTCCACCAGCAATCCGGACGTCGGTACGGTGGCGGTGCAGGTGCCGTCGCCGGTGGACAACTACCAGTTCATCACCAAAGTGGACCACCAAATTAGCGACGCACACCGGCTGTCAGCGCGATATCTGCAAGGGATCGCGACATTCGTGGCGCGCTTCCCATCGCAGAACACGCTGCGGGGCTTCGACGTTGACAATCACTTTGAGCTGCGCAACGTCAGCCTCACCGAAACTTATGCCGCCACGCCGAAGATGGTGAATGAGCTGCGCCTGGCGTACGGGCGGGCGGTGGCGCAGGGCAATCCGCAAAACGGTTTGGACACGCCGCGATTCCTGATCAGCGGACTGGTCAACTTCGGCGCGCTACAATCGGCGCCATCCAGCCGGGTGTTCAACGTTTTCCAAATCAATGAAGTCCTGAGCGATCTGCACGGCGGGCACATCTTGCGGGCGGGCGCGGACCTGCGAAAGATCCAGGACAATTCGATGAACGCGACGAACAGCCGAGGCGTGTTCAGCTTCGCGTCGCTGAACCAATTCCTGGCGGGGCAGCCGAGCACGTGGACGCAATTGTTCGGCAACACGGCGCGCGGATTCCGCACTGGGCTGTACGGCTTTTTCGTGCAGGACGATTGGAAGGCGAAGCCAACACTGACCATCAACGCGGGGCTGCGGTGGGAAATCCAGGGCGCGCTCAGCGATGCCGGCGGCAGCACCTCCATCCTCGACCCGCGGCAGACGGGAACAATCGGCGCGGCCGGGCCGGGGGCGCTGGGAAGCTTCCGCACCGGCGGTGACGCGATTCATGGCAATACGTTCAACATCGCGCCGCGCGTGGGTTTTGCGTGGAACCCGGGCGGCGGAAAGCTGGCGGTGCGGGGCGGATACGGAATTTATTGGGACTCATTCACCTTCACGCCCCTGGCGGCATCGCGCTGGGTGCCGCCGTTCAATTATTCGCCCAGCCTGTCGTGCGTGGCGGCAAACTTGCCGACGTGCCAGATCGCGAACGCGAACAGTTTCCAGAACCTGCTGAACGGCACGGCGCTGATCCAAACCCAGACGCAAGCGCAGGTCGGCGGCTTCGGAACGCTGACAAATTTCAGAAGCGTGACGACGAGCGATCCGGACCTGGCCAATCCTTACGTGCAGCAATTCAGTCTGGGGATGGAGCGGCAAATGCCGGGCCATTCCATCGCAACCATCGCGTATGTGGGCACGAAGGGATCGCAGCTGACGCGGCTGATGGCAATCAATCCGCTGGTGACAAATCTGCCCGTGCCGGCGACCAGCACGGCCGACGAGTTGACACGGCTGAGCCAGTTCCAGGCGGCGGCCGCGCACGAGAATGGCCCACTTAACTGGCGTCTCGACCCGCGGTTTGACCAGGTGAATCTGCACCAGGCGGGCGGCAGCTCCATTTATCACTCGCTGCAAGCGGAGTGGAAAAAGACCTTCTCGCGGGGGCTGCAGTTCCAGGCTTCGTACACGTGGTCGAAGTCGATCGACGATGCCTCCGATTTCAGCCCGACCATCCAGGCGAACGATAACAGCTTTGCGCAATCGGCAACCAATCCACGGGCAGAGCGGGCGGTGTCGAACTTCGATATTGCCCATCGCGTGCTGGTCACCGGAATCTGGCAGATTCCCTTCTTCCGCAATCTGCATGGGGCGCCACGAGCGGCGTTGAACGGGTGGAGCTTCGAGTCGGTGAACATGTGGCAAACCGGCCTTCCGGCGACGTTGCTCTCGGGAACGCGCCTGGGGATTGCCGACGTGAATATGGACGGCAACCTGATTCCCACCGGCGCCGACAACACGCGCGCCAACTGCGCATCCGACGCCGTCTTTCAGCTCGGCAATCGCGACGCGACGCATGGATTTTCGCAGCCGTTGCTGGGCAACGACGGCAGCTGCGGACGCAACAGCGTGCGCATGAATCGCCTGGTGAATTTTGACTGGTCGTTGTTCAAAGAAACTGCGCTGACCGAAGGCGGATTCTGGGGGTCGGCGCCACTCACGTTGCAACTGAGGGCGGAAGCCTACAACGTGTTCAACACGCCGTTCTTGACCGCGCAGAGCGATAACTGGCGAACGGTGTCCAGCCCGAGTTTTGGTTTGTACAACGCCGCAGGCAGCACGCGACGCTTGCAGTTTGCAGTGCGATTGACGTGGTGA
- a CDS encoding CoA transferase has translation MSNDDKVLTWPAVPIPTPEEVYAGLSDQAKDYPLFLESMCRQSHNFEKPEALSRIRVFDTSTRMMIGHWCSSMLSELGAEVIQIEPPGGDPLRKLTPFGRKDYMFEDKETGEPVGAHFLHEMRNKYSVTLNLETPEGREVFKKLAAHADVIIENDPPGHRDELGIGYRQLKEINPRLIYCWVGQLGQWGPHKDKPGMLDPVAQAACGFVHGTGDPKEFGGTPMRSALWMADHVGGTSAAMGILTALYYREMVSGKGQFIEATSAEAIIRILDYSWAWYGMDGSIRPRFGNWDLAINIYAVNPCKDGYMMVGGGHDRLWYRIWRVVGDEHPTVEEDILADPHLREVADRLAMNQQIKTYTMLGEWLKDNSRTEAEKKLSKQQVASGGVLYVNEVAEYPHFKYRGHVAETESPHYGKILYGTTPFQQAKTPGRLKWMGRPTGYDNQDTYRRLLGFTSDDFTRLKQANVL, from the coding sequence ATGAGTAACGACGACAAAGTTCTAACCTGGCCAGCCGTGCCGATCCCCACGCCGGAAGAGGTTTACGCCGGCTTGAGCGATCAGGCGAAAGATTATCCACTTTTTCTTGAATCCATGTGTCGCCAATCCCACAACTTCGAGAAGCCGGAAGCACTGTCACGCATCCGGGTGTTCGACACATCCACGCGGATGATGATCGGGCACTGGTGCTCCTCGATGTTGTCGGAGTTGGGGGCGGAGGTGATCCAGATCGAGCCTCCCGGCGGCGACCCGTTGCGCAAGCTGACTCCCTTCGGACGCAAGGATTACATGTTCGAGGACAAGGAAACCGGCGAGCCGGTGGGAGCGCATTTCCTGCACGAGATGCGCAACAAGTATTCGGTCACCCTGAACCTTGAAACACCGGAAGGACGCGAGGTGTTCAAAAAACTGGCGGCGCACGCCGATGTCATCATCGAGAACGATCCGCCGGGACACCGCGACGAATTGGGGATTGGCTACCGGCAGCTGAAGGAAATCAACCCGCGGCTGATCTACTGCTGGGTGGGGCAACTGGGGCAGTGGGGTCCGCACAAGGACAAACCCGGGATGCTGGATCCAGTGGCGCAAGCGGCGTGCGGGTTTGTGCACGGCACGGGCGATCCCAAGGAGTTCGGCGGCACTCCGATGCGTTCGGCGCTGTGGATGGCCGATCACGTGGGCGGGACCAGCGCAGCCATGGGCATCCTGACGGCGCTGTACTACCGCGAAATGGTTTCCGGCAAGGGGCAGTTCATCGAAGCCACGTCGGCGGAAGCGATCATCCGCATTCTCGATTATTCCTGGGCTTGGTACGGGATGGACGGCAGCATCCGGCCACGCTTCGGCAATTGGGACCTGGCCATCAACATTTACGCCGTCAATCCCTGCAAGGACGGCTACATGATGGTGGGGGGCGGACATGACCGCCTGTGGTACCGCATCTGGCGGGTGGTAGGAGACGAGCACCCGACGGTGGAAGAGGACATCCTGGCCGATCCGCACCTGCGCGAAGTAGCGGACCGGCTGGCCATGAACCAGCAGATCAAGACCTACACCATGCTGGGCGAGTGGCTGAAGGACAACTCCCGCACCGAGGCGGAAAAGAAACTCTCCAAGCAGCAGGTGGCATCCGGCGGCGTGCTCTACGTCAACGAGGTTGCGGAATACCCACACTTCAAGTACCGCGGCCACGTAGCGGAGACCGAGTCGCCACACTACGGCAAGATCCTGTACGGGACCACGCCGTTCCAGCAGGCCAAGACACCGGGACGCCTGAAGTGGATGGGCCGGCCAACCGGCTATGACAATCAGGACACCTACCGGCGGCTGCTTGGCTTCACGTCAGACGATTTCACGCGGCTCAAACAGGCGAACGTCCTTTGA